One part of the Thermodesulforhabdaceae bacterium genome encodes these proteins:
- a CDS encoding protein-L-isoaspartate(D-aspartate) O-methyltransferase, whose translation MPVDEFEKARERMIDIQIMRRGIKDPRVIAAMLKVPRHIFVPEHLKSQAYEDHPLPIEEKQTISQPYIVALMTESLRLKGKEKVLEIGTGSGYQTAILAELADKVFTIERIPLLAEKAQKRLETLGYKNITYRVGDGTLGWPEEAPFDGILVSASAPSIPQPLIDQLAMGGRLIIPVGDRLSQELVLAERVPEGVKKSFLGGVRFVDLIGKWGWSESSSL comes from the coding sequence ATGCCAGTAGATGAGTTTGAAAAAGCCAGGGAAAGAATGATAGATATTCAGATTATGCGGCGCGGGATAAAGGATCCTCGAGTTATTGCGGCAATGCTCAAAGTGCCCCGACATATTTTCGTCCCCGAACATCTAAAATCTCAAGCCTATGAAGATCATCCTCTTCCAATAGAAGAAAAGCAAACCATCTCTCAACCCTATATTGTGGCACTCATGACCGAATCTCTCAGACTCAAAGGAAAGGAGAAAGTGCTGGAAATAGGCACAGGATCTGGATACCAGACAGCTATCCTTGCTGAACTTGCTGATAAGGTTTTTACTATTGAACGAATTCCCTTGCTTGCAGAAAAAGCTCAAAAGAGATTAGAAACTCTGGGTTATAAAAATATCACATATCGCGTTGGAGATGGAACTCTGGGCTGGCCTGAAGAAGCGCCCTTCGATGGTATTCTGGTATCGGCATCAGCCCCTTCTATACCTCAACCTCTTATAGATCAATTAGCTATGGGGGGAAGGCTCATAATCCCCGTTGGTGATAGACTGTCACAGGAACTTGTGCTTGCGGAACGAGTACCAGAGGGTGTTAAAAAATCCTTCCTTGGAGGAGTAAGATTTGTAGATCTTATCGGAAAATGGGGCTGGAGCGAATCTTCTTCTCTTTGA
- a CDS encoding glycosyltransferase N-terminal domain-containing protein, with protein sequence MEPKPFSYSLLSIYNAIWVMARPIINIISHLSFSNSAEVKKLKIRLGENVEQLPTIEAGGIWIHALSAGEVLSALPLARLLISIRHKIGSSKPIVMSASTVSGYKILKSSNLELDNILTMPLDAPWIMKKLVKRLRPSIFILIEGDVWPNLLVALRTHQTKCFLVNARMSPSSFQRYRLLAKSGGNTFSMFDAVFVASPEMLKFYGEFVSPSKLFFLGNIKLDAVREKKISEEKLVELKNEIGIDSQVPVWIAGSVHRGEEEVVLKTHRKILEYIPKAVLILAPRNIPGDIEWFGNASHKYGFNVARRSAKEKIKTQDTVYLVDTLGELMNFYGIAHVAFVGGSLVPKGGHNLLEPAIYGIPVCWGPYVFNFRDIAEIIKNYGRGMEIRDHKSLEDFLLRHLSKRFSLPLNSSFTYPFKATITDEEMTFSPYGDFPTIEVLSKILDIASE encoded by the coding sequence ATGGAACCAAAGCCCTTCAGCTACAGTCTATTATCAATTTACAACGCCATCTGGGTAATGGCTCGTCCGATTATTAACATCATTTCGCACCTGTCTTTTTCAAACTCTGCAGAAGTGAAAAAGTTAAAGATCCGTCTGGGAGAAAATGTTGAACAGTTACCCACTATTGAAGCAGGTGGAATATGGATTCATGCCCTATCAGCAGGAGAAGTTTTATCCGCCTTGCCGCTTGCACGCCTGCTTATATCTATACGGCATAAAATTGGCTCATCTAAGCCTATCGTTATGTCTGCATCGACCGTATCAGGTTACAAAATTCTTAAGTCTTCCAACCTGGAACTGGATAACATTCTTACTATGCCTCTGGATGCTCCGTGGATAATGAAAAAGCTCGTAAAAAGATTACGCCCATCAATTTTCATTCTCATTGAAGGAGATGTATGGCCTAACTTGCTTGTTGCTCTAAGAACTCACCAAACAAAGTGTTTTCTGGTCAACGCTCGAATGTCACCTTCTTCTTTCCAGCGCTACCGTTTGCTGGCAAAGTCTGGAGGAAATACTTTCTCGATGTTTGACGCCGTTTTTGTCGCTTCACCAGAAATGCTAAAATTTTATGGAGAATTCGTATCACCTTCAAAGCTTTTCTTTCTGGGAAACATTAAGCTGGATGCCGTGCGAGAAAAAAAGATCTCTGAAGAAAAACTAGTCGAACTCAAGAATGAAATCGGTATCGATTCACAGGTCCCGGTCTGGATAGCCGGAAGTGTTCATCGAGGTGAGGAAGAAGTCGTCCTAAAAACGCACCGAAAAATCCTTGAATACATACCAAAGGCAGTTTTGATCCTGGCTCCTAGGAATATTCCTGGAGATATTGAGTGGTTTGGAAATGCAAGTCACAAATACGGCTTCAATGTTGCTCGGCGTTCAGCAAAAGAGAAAATAAAAACACAAGACACTGTATATCTTGTGGACACACTTGGAGAGCTTATGAATTTTTACGGTATAGCCCATGTCGCCTTTGTGGGAGGTAGTCTTGTGCCTAAAGGAGGACACAATCTGCTTGAACCGGCAATTTATGGAATACCCGTATGCTGGGGGCCATACGTCTTTAATTTCAGAGATATTGCCGAAATTATTAAAAATTATGGTAGGGGTATGGAAATAAGAGACCACAAATCGCTTGAAGACTTTTTGCTACGCCATCTGAGTAAAAGATTTTCTCTTCCTCTCAATTCTTCGTTCACATATCCATTTAAGGCGACCATAACCGATGAAGAAATGACCTTTTCCCCATACGGTGATTTCCCAACTATCGAAGTTTTGTCTAAGATTCTTGACATCGCCTCTGAATAA
- a CDS encoding nucleotidyltransferase family protein, with the protein MTPEEQLLEKREEILRLCAKYGARNVRVFGSVVRGEADACSDIDFLVELESGRTLFDLGGLQYELEELLGCRVDVVTERGLKRRIREKVLKEAVPI; encoded by the coding sequence ATGACCCCTGAAGAGCAACTGCTTGAAAAGCGAGAAGAAATCCTGCGCCTCTGCGCCAAGTATGGAGCGCGCAACGTGAGGGTGTTCGGCTCGGTGGTTCGCGGTGAGGCAGACGCCTGCAGTGACATTGACTTCTTGGTGGAGCTGGAGTCGGGTCGAACGCTATTTGACCTAGGAGGGCTTCAGTATGAATTAGAGGAACTCCTAGGATGCCGAGTAGATGTCGTGACGGAGCGTGGTCTCAAAAGACGAATTCGGGAAAAGGTTCTAAAGGAGGCAGTCCCGATATGA
- the rfbC gene encoding dTDP-4-dehydrorhamnose 3,5-epimerase yields MKCWHAPLEGLVVLEPQVFEDDRGFFYESYNERTLQSLGINDRFVQDNHSGSKQWVLRGLHYQICHPQVKLVRVVKGEIFDVAVDIRRNSPTFGKWFGIILSAENKKQLYIPVGFAHGFLVLSEWAEVLYKTTDFYAPQCDRVIVWNDPSIGINWPLNGREPILSAKDARGALLEHAEVF; encoded by the coding sequence ATGAAATGCTGGCATGCGCCTCTAGAAGGCCTTGTGGTGCTTGAACCGCAGGTGTTTGAGGATGATAGAGGATTTTTTTATGAGAGTTACAACGAAAGAACTCTCCAGAGCCTTGGCATCAACGACAGATTTGTTCAGGACAATCACTCAGGATCGAAACAATGGGTATTGAGAGGGCTTCACTACCAGATTTGCCATCCTCAGGTAAAACTTGTGCGAGTAGTTAAAGGCGAAATTTTTGATGTAGCTGTTGATATTCGGCGAAATTCTCCAACCTTTGGAAAATGGTTTGGCATAATACTTTCGGCAGAAAACAAAAAGCAGCTTTACATACCCGTAGGGTTTGCTCACGGCTTTCTCGTGCTTTCCGAATGGGCAGAGGTGCTCTATAAAACAACGGATTTTTACGCTCCTCAGTGCGATCGAGTAATCGTGTGGAATGATCCATCTATAGGTATTAATTGGCCGCTTAATGGACGAGAACCGATTCTTTCGGCGAAAGACGCTAGGGGTGCTCTTCTTGAGCATGCTGAAGTTTTTTAG
- the rfbD gene encoding dTDP-4-dehydrorhamnose reductase has protein sequence MSKRVIITGGLGQLGWELQRTKPSHWEVWITDIDEMDITQPESVAKAFQDFKPHLVINAAAYTAVDKAEDDVEMAFRVNRDGVINIAREARVGQCRIIHISTDFVFDGFSGVPYSPDDTPNPIGVYAKSKLAGENALMEVYPEGSLIVRTAWLYSAHGNNFVKTMLRLFQSQQVVRVVSDQVGTPTWAFNLARFLWFLADCNFVLLDHRRYHFTDAGVASWYDFAVAIEEETRSWRNHTVEVMPIFSKDYPTKATRPHFSVLNKEVAWKLWNEKPQHWRKALRCMLQELDNSKDSQAV, from the coding sequence GTGAGTAAGCGAGTAATCATAACCGGAGGATTAGGTCAGCTCGGATGGGAACTTCAGCGAACTAAACCTTCTCACTGGGAGGTGTGGATTACTGACATAGATGAAATGGACATCACTCAGCCAGAATCGGTCGCTAAGGCATTTCAAGACTTCAAACCCCATCTTGTCATAAACGCTGCTGCCTATACTGCTGTAGATAAAGCTGAAGATGATGTGGAGATGGCTTTTCGAGTTAACCGTGACGGAGTAATTAACATCGCCAGGGAGGCAAGGGTAGGGCAGTGCCGTATTATTCATATATCGACTGATTTTGTCTTTGACGGATTTTCGGGAGTTCCCTATAGCCCTGATGATACTCCCAATCCTATTGGTGTTTATGCCAAAAGCAAGCTCGCCGGGGAGAATGCGCTTATGGAAGTTTACCCTGAAGGAAGCCTGATCGTTCGAACCGCATGGCTTTACTCCGCTCACGGAAATAACTTTGTTAAAACAATGCTAAGACTTTTCCAGAGTCAGCAAGTTGTGCGTGTCGTGAGTGATCAGGTAGGCACCCCTACATGGGCTTTTAATCTCGCCAGGTTTCTTTGGTTTCTGGCTGATTGTAACTTCGTTTTGCTTGATCACCGCCGTTATCATTTTACCGATGCGGGAGTTGCAAGTTGGTATGATTTTGCTGTTGCTATCGAAGAGGAGACACGTTCGTGGAGAAATCACACTGTGGAAGTTATGCCGATTTTTTCCAAAGACTATCCAACCAAGGCTACACGTCCCCATTTTAGCGTGTTAAATAAAGAAGTTGCGTGGAAACTCTGGAATGAAAAACCTCAACACTGGCGCAAGGCTCTTAGATGTATGCTGCAAGAGCTTGATAATTCTAAAGATTCTCAGGCTGTCTGA
- the msbA gene encoding lipid A export permease/ATP-binding protein MsbA, giving the protein MKKSVGTFYQDRIILKRIINLIKPYRKPLVLSTLCMIGFSAFTALAAYLIKPVMDDIFFHKDINRLLMVPALILIVFFIKGFFQWGSEYFIQVAGLSIVADLRTKLFSHLVFMPVSFFDNKAGGELLSRITNDVQEIQEAVSRAVTGIVRDVFTIIGLTFVIFYQNWRLALIAMVVLPVAFYPLFIFGKFLKKFAHKSQQGMGQLASIIHETFRGIRIVKAFCREKQEIQKFNHRNREFLSYAKKLAWIDSMASPLMECIGSIGIASIIGYGGYQVITGKATPGAFFSFLGALIMIYRPVKGLSRMNTFIQRGLASLERVYSILDQPNSISDAPGSKQIEHVKGCVEFRNVVFSYDGVTPALSNVSFRVEPGEVAALVGPSGSGKTTLVNLIARFYDVTEGAILIDGHDIRSLRIDSLRRHIAIVTQQNFLFNDTVRNNIAYGKEDASEEEIVQAAKLAYAYDFIMQLPNGFDTIVGEQGIRLSGGEQQRLCIARAILKNAPILIMDEATSSLDSEAEKEVQKALENLMAGRTTFIIAHRLSTIQRATKIFVMSGGRIVEAGQHEELISLGGTYRKLYELQYGKVQEPILRRSHTAIAH; this is encoded by the coding sequence GTGAAAAAGTCTGTCGGCACATTTTATCAAGACCGTATCATACTCAAACGAATTATTAATCTTATAAAACCATACAGAAAACCCCTGGTTTTATCAACTCTTTGTATGATTGGCTTTTCCGCCTTTACAGCTCTCGCAGCCTATCTAATCAAGCCCGTTATGGATGATATTTTTTTCCACAAAGACATTAACCGTTTGCTTATGGTCCCGGCTCTAATACTAATTGTTTTCTTCATCAAAGGATTTTTTCAGTGGGGCAGTGAATACTTTATCCAGGTTGCCGGACTTTCCATTGTCGCTGATCTCCGAACAAAGCTTTTCAGCCATCTAGTTTTTATGCCAGTTTCGTTCTTTGATAATAAAGCCGGAGGAGAACTTCTAAGCCGTATCACTAACGATGTTCAGGAGATTCAGGAGGCTGTATCCAGAGCTGTCACTGGAATTGTGAGAGATGTTTTTACCATCATCGGATTGACGTTTGTCATATTCTACCAAAACTGGCGACTGGCTCTAATAGCCATGGTGGTTCTTCCTGTAGCTTTTTACCCGCTTTTTATTTTCGGTAAATTTCTTAAGAAGTTTGCCCACAAGAGCCAACAAGGGATGGGGCAGCTGGCATCAATTATTCATGAGACATTCCGGGGTATTAGAATAGTAAAAGCCTTCTGTAGAGAAAAACAGGAAATTCAAAAATTCAATCACAGAAACAGAGAATTTCTTTCCTATGCGAAGAAGCTTGCATGGATAGACTCCATGGCATCCCCCTTGATGGAATGCATCGGCTCCATTGGTATAGCTTCCATTATAGGATATGGAGGCTACCAGGTTATAACGGGCAAAGCCACTCCAGGAGCATTCTTTTCATTTCTCGGGGCTCTTATTATGATTTACCGACCAGTAAAGGGATTAAGTAGAATGAACACTTTCATTCAGCGAGGATTGGCATCTCTTGAGAGAGTATATTCTATTCTGGATCAGCCTAATTCTATAAGCGATGCCCCTGGATCTAAACAAATCGAACACGTAAAGGGATGTGTCGAATTTAGAAACGTGGTTTTTTCCTACGATGGCGTAACACCTGCTCTCAGCAATGTAAGTTTTCGCGTAGAACCGGGAGAAGTGGCGGCACTAGTTGGCCCTAGCGGAAGCGGTAAAACCACTCTGGTAAATCTCATCGCTCGCTTTTATGATGTCACGGAGGGAGCAATACTTATTGACGGGCATGATATAAGGAGTTTAAGAATCGATTCTCTGAGGCGTCACATAGCAATAGTGACTCAACAGAATTTTCTTTTTAATGACACCGTACGAAACAACATCGCATACGGAAAAGAAGATGCATCGGAAGAGGAAATTGTCCAAGCCGCCAAACTAGCCTATGCCTATGACTTTATTATGCAACTTCCCAACGGTTTCGATACCATTGTGGGGGAACAGGGAATAAGACTTTCCGGAGGAGAACAACAGCGCCTTTGTATAGCCAGAGCTATTCTAAAAAACGCTCCAATACTCATAATGGATGAAGCTACGTCATCACTTGATAGTGAAGCCGAAAAGGAGGTTCAAAAAGCGCTCGAAAATCTTATGGCCGGTCGCACTACTTTTATTATCGCTCACAGGCTTTCCACCATTCAGAGAGCCACTAAAATATTCGTAATGTCCGGAGGAAGAATCGTTGAAGCTGGGCAACATGAAGAACTCATATCGCTTGGAGGAACATACCGAAAGCTTTATGAGTTACAATACGGCAAGGTTCAGGAACCTATCTTAAGACGATCGCACACAGCCATAGCCCATTAG
- the trmB gene encoding tRNA (guanosine(46)-N7)-methyltransferase TrmB — MKPLVNWRRENHPISWESIFGNSNPIVVEIGFGNGEYLTRRAGECREINFVGIDREWQSVWRALRSIHRYQIPNLKIIKADARWVFNHLFPSESISEAYALFPCPWPKERHERYRLFSKKFLRQVNGCLVSGGILRIVTDDYPYFCWIKEQSVDTGFLVSFEITGPGFSTKYENKWLRAGKNVFYQIELKKEIHIPPNQPEAVTMKTYRVTTFAPELFNPIPLRGEIVVDFKDFLYDPHQKRALVRALVIEDDFVQDFWIEIRHSGKDWHIRPCEGCGWIPTVGVQKAIDQVYEACLTIRSS, encoded by the coding sequence TTGAAGCCCCTAGTAAACTGGCGTAGAGAAAATCACCCGATCTCCTGGGAGAGTATCTTCGGAAACTCTAATCCCATTGTGGTAGAAATAGGTTTTGGAAACGGTGAATACCTTACCAGACGCGCCGGGGAGTGTCGGGAAATAAACTTTGTAGGAATAGATCGGGAATGGCAATCCGTATGGCGTGCTTTAAGGTCTATCCATAGATACCAAATACCTAATCTAAAAATCATTAAGGCTGATGCGAGGTGGGTTTTTAATCACCTTTTCCCTTCTGAATCCATTTCAGAGGCTTACGCTCTTTTCCCCTGTCCATGGCCCAAAGAACGCCACGAACGTTACAGGCTTTTTTCTAAAAAATTCCTTCGACAGGTTAACGGCTGTCTTGTCAGCGGGGGGATCCTACGCATAGTAACGGATGATTATCCTTACTTCTGTTGGATTAAAGAACAATCTGTGGATACTGGGTTTCTAGTATCATTTGAAATAACTGGACCTGGCTTTTCTACCAAATACGAAAATAAGTGGCTCCGAGCCGGTAAAAATGTCTTTTATCAAATCGAACTCAAAAAAGAGATCCATATTCCACCAAATCAACCTGAGGCGGTAACGATGAAAACTTACAGGGTTACAACATTTGCTCCTGAATTGTTCAATCCTATTCCACTGCGGGGAGAAATCGTGGTGGACTTTAAGGACTTCCTTTACGATCCACATCAAAAGAGGGCTCTAGTCCGGGCGCTTGTGATAGAAGACGATTTTGTGCAAGATTTTTGGATCGAAATTAGACATTCGGGAAAAGACTGGCATATAAGACCATGTGAGGGCTGCGGCTGGATTCCTACAGTGGGAGTTCAAAAAGCCATTGACCAAGTTTATGAAGCTTGTTTAACAATCAGATCGAGCTAG
- a CDS encoding MraY family glycosyltransferase, whose amino-acid sequence MLIIILVIAFLVSWGLVFVITPLVEKLARKTRLFDLPSVRKIHAEPTPRIGGLAFFFAIFIPFVVFYFGMCLYLELPFTYLLSKPDWLWVLLGATFIFITGLFDDLVGVSSGLKLLCQCVSSFAIISGGLGIEKVLIHPWGIMSLHPALSIMVTVLWFLVMINGFNFIDGLDGLAAGTAFICGLFLLIVAFQTEHYYMTIPIIMLAGATIGFLHYNFNPARIFMGDSGSYFLGYALAAIAVKVSRDETIGGANVIVPVAVILSIPAIDVLVAALRRALRKNHIFKPDCEHIHHCMIQKGFSHSKTVFWLYGANCLMGLLGISYFYLPPPFFWTILFGTVVLLFLLASTFGYLDWLLKSNFVVFLKTKLVKARFRVSFLRDLWWLENASTIEEMRKRLVSILVQLNFDYARLTIFSPPIDEKSHQREVVYPVLKSGSKILQVSAPLQLNIPLIRGKTVYGYLFVERNIMETALPQKWLLNLVERIARSALNWIIRNRSKGSRSAFASKSDVHEKNVRRETFILIAKPPYATLNQPH is encoded by the coding sequence ATGTTAATCATAATCCTGGTAATAGCCTTTTTGGTTTCTTGGGGGCTTGTTTTTGTTATCACTCCTTTGGTTGAAAAACTAGCACGGAAAACCAGGCTGTTCGATTTGCCATCTGTTAGAAAGATTCATGCAGAGCCAACACCCAGGATTGGAGGCCTTGCCTTCTTCTTTGCTATTTTTATTCCTTTTGTTGTGTTTTATTTCGGCATGTGCCTTTATCTAGAGCTTCCTTTTACATATCTTCTATCCAAGCCTGATTGGTTGTGGGTATTACTGGGGGCAACTTTTATTTTTATCACAGGCTTGTTTGATGATCTAGTCGGTGTTTCCTCAGGGCTTAAGTTGCTTTGCCAGTGCGTTAGCTCTTTTGCGATAATATCTGGAGGACTTGGTATAGAGAAGGTTCTAATTCATCCCTGGGGTATCATGTCTCTTCATCCTGCTCTTTCTATAATGGTTACGGTTTTGTGGTTTTTAGTGATGATAAACGGTTTTAATTTTATCGACGGTCTTGACGGGTTGGCTGCGGGAACGGCTTTTATTTGCGGGTTATTTCTGCTTATTGTTGCATTTCAGACCGAGCATTACTACATGACCATCCCAATAATTATGCTTGCTGGGGCCACCATTGGATTTCTACATTACAACTTTAATCCTGCTCGTATTTTTATGGGAGATTCTGGAAGTTACTTTCTCGGTTACGCTCTTGCTGCTATCGCCGTCAAAGTTTCGCGAGACGAGACTATAGGTGGTGCGAACGTTATCGTTCCTGTGGCTGTAATTTTGTCTATCCCTGCTATTGACGTTCTTGTTGCCGCCTTGAGACGTGCTCTCAGGAAGAATCACATTTTCAAACCTGATTGCGAACATATACATCACTGCATGATTCAAAAGGGCTTTAGTCATAGTAAAACGGTATTTTGGCTTTATGGAGCAAACTGTCTGATGGGATTACTGGGAATTTCCTATTTTTACCTTCCACCGCCTTTTTTCTGGACGATTCTTTTTGGCACTGTAGTTTTGCTGTTTTTGTTGGCTTCCACGTTTGGTTACTTAGATTGGTTGTTGAAATCTAATTTTGTGGTTTTTCTGAAAACCAAACTTGTAAAAGCTAGGTTCCGGGTGAGTTTCTTAAGAGATCTCTGGTGGTTGGAAAATGCATCAACAATAGAAGAAATGAGGAAAAGGCTGGTTTCTATTCTCGTGCAGTTAAACTTTGACTATGCTCGTCTTACGATTTTTTCCCCCCCGATTGACGAGAAAAGCCACCAGCGTGAAGTTGTTTACCCTGTGTTAAAGTCGGGATCTAAAATCCTTCAGGTTTCTGCACCTCTTCAGCTTAATATCCCTCTTATTCGTGGCAAGACTGTGTATGGGTATCTTTTTGTGGAGAGAAATATCATGGAAACGGCTCTCCCGCAGAAATGGCTTCTTAATCTTGTGGAACGGATCGCTAGATCTGCCCTTAATTGGATTATAAGAAACCGTAGCAAAGGAAGCCGTTCGGCTTTTGCAAGCAAATCCGATGTTCATGAAAAAAATGTTCGTAGAGAGACATTCATACTGATTGCTAAACCACCTTACGCTACTTTGAATCAGCCTCATTGA